The genomic segment AGAATGCCAACACAAACAAAATGTTGGAAAGGTGTAAGTTCCAATGCCAACATTCCCAGTCCCACAAAAGCGCCAGTGAAACCCGCCAAACTCCACATACCATGGAAAGACGACATAATGGTTCTTTTAAACAAACCTTCGGTATACACCCCTTGAGTATTTACAGAAATATTCGACAAGTTGCCAAAAACGCCAAAAAAGAACAAGCCTAAGGCCAATACCCAAGGATTGGAAGCCAAACCTAAGTTGGCCAAACTTATAGTGTACATGATAATGGCAAAAAGAAGTGTATTGTGGCTGCCGAAACGCGTGACTAATTTTCCTGAAAATGGCATCATGGCCAATTGACCTACCGGAACGGCAAATAAAATAGACCCTAAAGTGGCTTCGCTAAGATGTAAACTGGTTTTGATATCTGGAATCCGACTGGCCCACGAAGCAAAACACAACCCCATTCCGAAGTAGAAAGAACCTACTCCTAACCGAATTCTATTCAAGTAAGATGCTTTGGCTTCGCGGTAGCTTTTCTTATATTTTCCTTTGCCTTTGAATCGGCCTAAAAAGTTTAAATCTATCAAAATGCTGTCTTTAGGATTTCATTGTGTCAAAAATACAAAAACGGATTGTTCGAAAGTGATAAATCTGTAATGACACTCAATTACAACGTTATTGTTTATAATTTTTTTGCCACAGATTCAGCGGATTATTGCGTCATTGCGAGGAGGGACGACGAAGCAATCTTTGTTTTTCCACCACAGATTCACAGATTTTTATTTCACTATTTTTAGAATTTCTTAAATCTGAGTTCTATGTAGTGTATTGTAAACAAAACACACCCCTAGCCCCTCTCGAGAGGGGAACGTGTAGCTTTCGCAAATCCTATATCGTAAATCTAACTTATTGTAATTACTTTTTGCTCAGTATTACTTTGTATCGCCGCTTCAATAATTTGCATCACATTAGCGCCTTCTTGAGCGGTAACGGGTTCAGGTTGGTTTTGAGTTATAGATTGATACACGCCGTCAAAATAATCGTAATAATTCCCTTGAAGTGTCGGGATTTTTTCTCGAACGATTTCTCCGTTTAACTCGGTATGCAGCAAGCCTTCTTTGTCTTTGGGTTCAGTTCCCCAAGTGGTTAAGTTGGGTTTTTTGACTAATTTTAATTCGTCTTCTTGTACATCGCCACGGGGTTTTAGAAACGATCCTTTTTTGCCGTGTAATACAAAGGCAGGATTAGGCTCGCGAACAAAAAATCCCGCTTTCAATCGGACTCTTTTATCTGAATAATACAACAAAATGTCAATGTAATCGTCTACAATAGACTGTTCACGCGTGATACGAATGTCCGCAAAAACGCCTTTGGGCATGCCAAATAAATACAAGGCCTGATCAATCAAATGTGGTCCTAAATCTTTTAAGATTCCAGCGCCACCATTGGCTGTTTCTTTGTGAATTTTAGGGCTTAAAACGGGGTTGTAACGGTCAAAGTGGAATTCGGCTTCAACAATTTCGCCCAACGCATTATCATCAATGATTTTTTGAACCGTTT from the Flavobacterium ammonificans genome contains:
- a CDS encoding Gfo/Idh/MocA family oxidoreductase, which codes for MQKIKTALLSYGMSGKVFHAPFLTLHSGFELVGSWERSKKLIQEDYPSVTSYPSLEAVLESDATLIVVNTPVGTHFEYAKQVLLAGKHALVEKAFTTTVAEAKELTDLAKAKGLKLAVFQNRRWDSDFKTVQKIIDDNALGEIVEAEFHFDRYNPVLSPKIHKETANGGAGILKDLGPHLIDQALYLFGMPKGVFADIRITREQSIVDDYIDILLYYSDKRVRLKAGFFVREPNPAFVLHGKKGSFLKPRGDVQEDELKLVKKPNLTTWGTEPKDKEGLLHTELNGEIVREKIPTLQGNYYDYFDGVYQSITQNQPEPVTAQEGANVMQIIEAAIQSNTEQKVITIS